The Hippea jasoniae genome includes the window ATACATTAAACAATGACGCTGTTTTTGATATATATGAAGCCTTAAGGATCGGGTCTGAAATACTAAAGATAATCGGTTTTATCTGTTCAATCGCTTTAAGTTTTGATGATGGCTCATCTAAGTCGTATCTGTTTTTCAAAAACTCAACGATATAGTTAAAATACTCTTTTGCATTTTTTAGTTTATCTATATAGGCATCTTTGCCGTATTTTTCGATGAAGCTATCTGGGTCTTCGTCTTTGTCTAAAACCACAACAAAGGCCTTTGTTTTTGAGGATAAAACAATCACTGCAGAACGCATCATCGCTTTAAAACCTGCCTCATCAGCATCGTAGTTTAGATAAACGGCCTCGCAATAGCGTGATAGGTTGTTTATATGAAATTTGGATAAAGCCGTGCCCAGCGTTGCAACGCTGTTTTTGATGCCTTTTGAGTGTAGTTTTATGCAATCCATATAACCTTCTGTAATGACTGTAGCCTTTTGTTTTTTGATCTCATCTTTTGCAAAATTTAAGCCAAACAGTGTTTTCTGCTTTGAAAAGATCACCGTCTCTGGTGAGTTTATATACTTTGCCGTATTGTTTGAGTTAATCACCCTTCCGCCAAAGGCAATAACCCTATCTGATACATCAAAAATCGGAAATATTATCCTGTTTCTAAACCTATTTATAAGCCCTGTTTTTGAGTCAAAGAATATGCCGCTGTTTAGAAGCTGGTTTTTATTAAAACCTTTCTCGATTAGTATTTTTTCAAGCTGCCTGCTGTCTGGTGCAAAACCGATTTTAAATGATTCTATCGTATTTTCAAAAATACCCCTTTTTTTTAAATATTCTAACGCCTGTTTGTTTTCAAGCAGTTTTTCTTGAAAATATGCAGCAGCAATTGAATGAATCTCGTATAAAAAATCGTGTTGGGTTTTCTCTTCAAATGAAATCGGTATATTGTATCTTCTTGCAAGCTCTTTTATGGCTTCTTTGAAGGTTAAATTTTCTATTTTCATCAAAAATGTGATGACATCGCCACTCTCACCACATCCAAAGCAGTGAAAAAACTGTCCTTTAGGGTTAACCGAAAAAGAAGGCGTTTTCTCGTTGTGAAACGGGCATAAACCAAAATAGTT containing:
- the dnaG gene encoding DNA primase, which produces MGDVAEFLKSQIDIVDVVSQYVQLKKRGSNYFGLCPFHNEKTPSFSVNPKGQFFHCFGCGESGDVITFLMKIENLTFKEAIKELARRYNIPISFEEKTQHDFLYEIHSIAAAYFQEKLLENKQALEYLKKRGIFENTIESFKIGFAPDSRQLEKILIEKGFNKNQLLNSGIFFDSKTGLINRFRNRIIFPIFDVSDRVIAFGGRVINSNNTAKYINSPETVIFSKQKTLFGLNFAKDEIKKQKATVITEGYMDCIKLHSKGIKNSVATLGTALSKFHINNLSRYCEAVYLNYDADEAGFKAMMRSAVIVLSSKTKAFVVVLDKDEDPDSFIEKYGKDAYIDKLKNAKEYFNYIVEFLKNRYDLDEPSSKLKAIEQIKPIIFSISDPILKASYISKTASLFNVSENIFLNPSKEISIPSTLTPQEAFLSIVLGDIELLAWVEDLEGFADNLEGIYKSIYLKLVSYYLSGEEFDISKFEVNLTEDEKKIAYRLLQLQQMQMQQRYERRKVLIYLLKQFEIKNLKKQLKIMQNIIKKEPTEENFKKYNEIFSKLKGVVSEWSG